CCGATATGCTTGCAAAACGGCACGCACATCGTCTCTGGGTGCAACCACAAGGAAATCGGTATTGGCCCCGCTGAAATCCTGAACATTGTGTTCCAACGTTTTGAGCCCATACAATTCACCGCATAACGTCGGCCCCAAGGCTACTTGCCCCGCCTTGACGTCGCGGCACGCAGCGGCATTGGAGGACGCAGGCACTGGAGTCAAATCATGGGCTCTGGCGAATTTCGTACATTGCGCAAGACCATGGGGATGCGCCGCAATCTCGCGCAGCGGGGTTTCTCCGCCTTTGCCTGTGTCCAGTGCAGTGTCATCATCTGAGCGCACGAACGCATCGAATGCGATATCAACGCTCAAACGGCCCAGCCCGGCGAGATCCTTCGCATCGATCACGGCATCGAGGTTCGGAACGACATAGCCTTCGACGCTGTTTTCCCAAGCGACAACACCCCAACCCAAGCCAGCTTCGACGTCATGGATGATGGACGGGACGTTTTCACGAGCAACGAGCGCAACGCTGTCATGCTGCTCGTCCAACGCTTTTGCCACACTCGCCGCAGCCTGATGGGTAAAAGAGCCTTCGGGTCCGAGAAAGAAAAGCGTGCTCGCGAACGGCGGCTTCGGCTGTCTGCCGGTATTGTGGTTCGGGTTCTCGTTGTTCGTAGTCATGGTTGACTTACCTCATCCGAAAGAGTATCGCCCGCTCCAGCCTGGCGGTGTGCGGTTGAAGGTGCTTTAGGCGCAGAAATAACAAACCAGCTTTGCGGAAGGAACACCATCAGCAGCTGGATGACAATCATGCCAAGGAACCAGAACCAGAACGCATTCTGACTGAAAAACGGGATACCTGAACTGTAGAAGCCCATCGGCAACAGGATGTCGCCCGACGAAACGGTGATTGACGCGACGGCGATGACGCCTGAGGAAGCAATCAAATGCAACCCTAAGCCCACTACCCCGCTGCGGGCGCGGGCGCTCCAGGCCGAAAGAGCGATGATCAACAGGGCCAGCACCAAGCCGATCGGCACATTGTATTGCGCTCCGAGCCGATGCACGAGCGTACCGCACACACCGGCAGCAATTCCTGTGAGCACACAAATCAGCGCACGAATCCACACATTGTACCGATACGAGAATGGCAGATCCGCCTTTGGCGCGGCTGTCTTGGAAGATTCGACACGAGAGCTCATAGTGCCAGTATGCCCCATCGGGCGGTCAAGCCCTCAAACACGTTGCGATTGCGGCGCTACTGTCGCCATTGGATTGCAGATGCAATGGCCAGATATACAAGACGCCTCCCGAACCTGAAATTCGGGAGGCGCAAAGAAAACGGACAGCGGCTGCTTACTTGGTCTTGCTGGCGTTCTGGCGAC
The window above is part of the Bifidobacterium sp. ESL0732 genome. Proteins encoded here:
- a CDS encoding alcohol dehydrogenase, which produces MSSRVESSKTAAPKADLPFSYRYNVWIRALICVLTGIAAGVCGTLVHRLGAQYNVPIGLVLALLIIALSAWSARARSGVVGLGLHLIASSGVIAVASITVSSGDILLPMGFYSSGIPFFSQNAFWFWFLGMIVIQLLMVFLPQSWFVISAPKAPSTAHRQAGAGDTLSDEVSQP
- a CDS encoding prephenate dehydratase domain-containing protein, with amino-acid sequence MTTNNENPNHNTGRQPKPPFASTLFFLGPEGSFTHQAAASVAKALDEQHDSVALVARENVPSIIHDVEAGLGWGVVAWENSVEGYVVPNLDAVIDAKDLAGLGRLSVDIAFDAFVRSDDDTALDTGKGGETPLREIAAHPHGLAQCTKFARAHDLTPVPASSNAAACRDVKAGQVALGPTLCGELYGLKTLEHNVQDFSGANTDFLVVAPRDDVRAVLQAYRRNDAVDFETIVAVIPLSTGPGVIAKLLDSVRDEGLNMTSLMSRPIKGHAGTYSFIITLDAAPWQANFNHLLHQIVAEGDWVKTLAVYPRGEHPNPPVDTWMLPQGGICRKRIHASDVETKEERELLW